The Terriglobales bacterium genome includes a region encoding these proteins:
- a CDS encoding DUF6496 domain-containing protein produces MPARKKSRSRKKSGRRYSRGASKTVGSAMRRRKRGTLRSGKRGKAGRVKSRKQAIAIGLSEARKKGAKVPPKNK; encoded by the coding sequence ATGCCGGCAAGAAAGAAGAGCAGATCACGCAAGAAGTCAGGGCGCCGCTACAGTAGAGGTGCAAGCAAGACCGTCGGGAGCGCCATGCGCCGCAGAAAACGCGGCACGCTTCGCTCGGGAAAGCGAGGTAAAGCGGGTCGGGTGAAAAGCCGCAAGCAGGCAATTGCAATTGGGCTCTCGGAAGCGCGTAAGAAGGGCGCAAAGGTTCCACCAAAGAACAAGTAG